A portion of the bacterium genome contains these proteins:
- a CDS encoding ABC transporter permease subunit → MPHIARVGRRALHTRLLILSIYVALSLGGVTMVVPFWLMLSTSVTSNVDSHDYTLVPKYLVDDEALYQKYTESAYNEDSKLYNYANAGQDIGDFRDVKKPAQVNEQLVKDYDGWKASLPQDFTITLHGYSVTKPKISLMGAHLYQKFLAGRYHNSIQELNRAYRDEREYFDLQVPNEQWYLRVYQPIRDNRFSEFMEFKRGLPSWYIAPAPVEGTYVEFITNKYDAKAETFAKRYGDPTIKSLTDLTLPARMPKNAAFAEDWVDYLRKDVPFHFVKIDPAAAGAWHAYLRKAYYNKPDLYNKVHKDDEGVKPIADLAQVPLPDKCPTTLAGVADWRGFIEKDTAEGGVDPKYVSMDTPQIRYREWLRSKFGDIAKMNAAYGTSYTSFDRVQIPSREADWNYMMVNKKLVRHDFLVRNYRDVGAYIAVHGRALWVTLILVCSTVVLTLTVNPLAAYALSRFNLPSTYKILLFCLATMAFPGEVTAIPNFLLMKKLHLLNSLWALILPGMAGGFAIFLLKGFFDSLPQELYEAAEIDGANEFQMFTKICLPMSTPVLAVIGLGAFTGAYGSFMWAFVVCPDKNWWTLMVWLQQMQSWAPQSMIFAALVLAAIPTLLVFILAQNVIMRGVIIPTEK, encoded by the coding sequence ATGCCACATATCGCTCGCGTGGGCCGCCGTGCCCTCCATACCCGTCTGCTGATCCTGTCCATCTACGTGGCCCTGTCGCTGGGTGGCGTCACTATGGTGGTGCCCTTCTGGCTGATGCTCAGCACCTCGGTGACGAGCAACGTCGACTCGCACGACTACACCCTGGTGCCCAAGTACCTCGTGGATGATGAGGCCCTCTACCAGAAGTACACTGAGAGCGCCTACAACGAGGACTCCAAGCTCTACAACTACGCCAATGCGGGCCAGGACATCGGTGACTTCCGCGATGTCAAGAAGCCGGCGCAGGTCAACGAGCAACTTGTGAAGGACTACGACGGGTGGAAGGCGAGCCTGCCCCAGGACTTCACCATCACCCTCCACGGCTACTCGGTCACCAAGCCCAAGATCAGCCTCATGGGCGCCCACCTGTACCAGAAGTTCCTGGCCGGGCGATACCATAACAGCATCCAGGAACTGAACCGGGCATACCGTGACGAGCGTGAGTATTTCGATCTGCAGGTCCCCAACGAGCAGTGGTACCTCCGCGTCTACCAGCCGATCCGCGACAACCGCTTCAGCGAGTTCATGGAGTTCAAGCGCGGCCTGCCCAGTTGGTACATCGCCCCGGCCCCGGTCGAGGGCACTTACGTCGAGTTCATCACCAACAAGTATGACGCCAAGGCCGAGACCTTCGCCAAGCGCTATGGCGACCCCACCATCAAGTCTCTGACGGACCTGACGCTCCCGGCCCGGATGCCCAAGAACGCCGCCTTTGCCGAAGACTGGGTGGACTACCTGCGCAAGGACGTGCCGTTCCACTTCGTCAAGATTGACCCGGCTGCCGCGGGGGCCTGGCACGCCTACCTGCGCAAGGCCTACTACAACAAACCGGACCTGTACAACAAGGTCCACAAGGATGACGAGGGCGTCAAGCCCATCGCCGACCTGGCCCAGGTGCCGCTGCCGGACAAGTGCCCCACCACTCTGGCCGGGGTTGCGGACTGGCGTGGCTTCATTGAGAAGGACACGGCCGAGGGCGGGGTAGACCCCAAGTATGTCTCCATGGACACGCCCCAGATCCGCTACCGTGAGTGGCTGCGCAGCAAGTTCGGTGACATCGCCAAGATGAACGCGGCCTACGGCACCAGCTACACCAGTTTCGACCGCGTCCAGATCCCCTCGCGCGAGGCGGACTGGAACTACATGATGGTCAACAAGAAGCTGGTGCGGCACGACTTCCTGGTGCGCAACTACCGCGACGTCGGGGCCTACATCGCCGTCCACGGCCGCGCCCTGTGGGTCACGCTGATCCTGGTGTGCTCCACCGTCGTGCTGACCCTCACGGTCAACCCGCTGGCCGCCTACGCCCTGTCGCGGTTCAACCTGCCCTCGACCTACAAGATCCTGCTCTTCTGCCTGGCGACGATGGCCTTCCCGGGTGAAGTGACGGCCATCCCCAACTTCCTGCTGATGAAGAAGCTCCACCTGCTCAACAGCCTCTGGGCGCTGATCCTCCCGGGCATGGCGGGTGGCTTTGCCATCTTCCTACTCAAGGGGTTCTTCGACAGCCTCCCGCAGGAGCTGTATGAGGCGGCGGAGATTGACGGGGCCAACGAGTTCCAGATGTTCACCAAGATCTGCCTGCCGATGTCCACGCCGGTGCTGGCGGTCATCGGTCTGGGCGCCTTCACAGGCGCCTATGGCTCGTTCATGTGGGCCTTCGTGGTCTGTCCGGACAAGAACTGGTGGACGCTGATGGTGTGGCTGCAACAGATGCAGTCGTGGGCGCCCCAGTCCATGATCTTTGCCGCACTGGTGCTGGCGGCCATCCCCACCTTGCTGGTGTTCATTCTTGCGCAAAACGTGATAATGAGAGGCGTGATCATCCCCACCGAGAAGTGA
- a CDS encoding cyclase family protein: MPCSDGVFSVDWSRYRLVDLSYTVAPPGTDERPFITERGLLADDSFMHHVRTHTHVGTHVEAPAHFFEGGRTVVDFPLESFLGRAVLLSVPVAADCAPLTAADCERLLGGLMQPGDIVLCRNADMPSRTAPQTAWPSLAAESAQWLADRQAKLVGFDNYFRLGRDIPEVRQVHDILLSRDICLIEFLDNLDALTQPVFTFMCLPFRAATDSAWGRAVAIERR, translated from the coding sequence ATGCCCTGCAGTGATGGCGTCTTCTCGGTTGACTGGTCGCGCTATCGCCTGGTGGACCTCTCGTACACGGTTGCGCCCCCCGGCACCGACGAGCGCCCCTTCATCACCGAGCGCGGCCTGCTGGCTGACGACAGCTTCATGCACCATGTGCGCACGCACACCCACGTGGGCACCCATGTGGAGGCCCCGGCGCACTTCTTCGAGGGCGGACGCACCGTCGTGGACTTCCCGCTCGAGAGCTTCCTGGGCCGCGCCGTGCTGCTGAGCGTGCCCGTGGCCGCCGACTGCGCCCCGCTGACCGCCGCCGACTGTGAGCGTCTTCTCGGCGGTCTCATGCAGCCGGGCGACATCGTCCTGTGCCGCAACGCGGACATGCCGAGCCGTACGGCGCCGCAGACTGCGTGGCCTTCGCTGGCAGCCGAGTCCGCGCAGTGGCTGGCGGACCGGCAGGCCAAACTGGTCGGCTTCGACAACTACTTCCGGTTAGGGCGGGACATCCCCGAGGTCCGGCAGGTCCACGACATCCTGCTCTCGCGCGACATCTGCCTCATCGAGTTCCTCGACAACCTCGACGCTCTGACGCAACCTGTCTTCACCTTCATGTGCCTGCCCTTCAGGGCCGCCACCGACAGCGCCTGGGGCCGGGCCGTAGCCATCGAGCGGCGCTGA
- the alr gene encoding alanine racemase, protein MRPAHLQIDLSAIRHNLGEVRRIVGPDVAIIAVVKADAYGHGALRVSRVALESGAAMLAVALLEEGVQLRAAGLLAPILVMGAMLPEQAEDLVAWNLTPSVMGVELATALSEAAVAAGVERACHLKVDTGMCRLGVRCDTLAEVLPQLAALPGLRWEGIFSHLADPTDNAEATDKQIARFAAAVSQAQGVLGPLPYRHLSGSGGICLHPGGIFTAVRPGEMMYGLVAGVPETLQRGLREAMSLHTRVAFLKAVRAGERASYGGTWEAPRDTTLAVVPIGYADGYPRSLSGVAEVLIGGRRRPLVGRVCMDCALADVGPEPDCAVGDEVVVFGRQGEAEVRISEISALGRTINQEIVARMGARLPRVYLDA, encoded by the coding sequence GTGCGTCCGGCTCATCTACAGATTGACCTCTCCGCGATCCGACATAACCTGGGTGAGGTACGCCGGATCGTCGGCCCCGACGTCGCCATCATCGCCGTGGTGAAAGCCGATGCCTACGGCCATGGCGCCCTCCGGGTCAGCCGCGTGGCGCTGGAGAGCGGGGCGGCGATGCTTGCGGTGGCCCTCCTGGAGGAGGGCGTCCAGCTCCGCGCCGCCGGCCTCCTGGCGCCGATCCTCGTCATGGGCGCGATGCTCCCCGAGCAGGCGGAAGACCTCGTCGCGTGGAACCTGACTCCCAGTGTCATGGGCGTGGAACTGGCCACGGCGCTGTCGGAGGCGGCCGTGGCGGCCGGCGTGGAGCGTGCCTGCCATCTGAAGGTGGACACAGGCATGTGCCGGCTGGGCGTGCGGTGCGACACCCTGGCAGAGGTGCTGCCGCAGCTCGCAGCCCTGCCCGGCCTGCGCTGGGAAGGCATCTTCTCGCACCTGGCCGACCCGACCGACAATGCCGAGGCCACCGACAAGCAGATCGCCCGCTTCGCCGCGGCCGTGAGCCAGGCCCAAGGCGTCCTGGGGCCTCTGCCCTATCGCCACCTGTCCGGCAGCGGCGGCATCTGCCTGCATCCGGGCGGCATCTTCACAGCCGTCCGCCCCGGTGAGATGATGTACGGGCTCGTCGCCGGCGTGCCCGAGACGCTGCAGCGCGGCCTGCGCGAGGCCATGTCGCTCCACACGCGCGTGGCCTTCCTCAAGGCGGTGCGGGCAGGCGAGCGGGCCAGCTACGGCGGCACCTGGGAGGCGCCACGTGACACGACGCTGGCAGTGGTGCCCATCGGCTACGCCGATGGCTACCCGCGCTCGCTCAGCGGTGTTGCGGAGGTGCTGATCGGCGGGCGGCGTCGGCCTCTGGTCGGGCGGGTGTGCATGGACTGCGCCCTGGCCGACGTCGGGCCTGAACCCGACTGCGCGGTCGGCGACGAAGTCGTCGTGTTCGGGCGCCAGGGCGAGGCGGAGGTTCGCATCTCCGAGATCAGCGCCCTGGGTCGGACGATCAATCAGGAGATCGTGGCGCGCATGGGCGCGCGCCTTCCCCGCGTCTACCTGGATGCGTAG
- a CDS encoding DUF1559 domain-containing protein, which produces MLRRSGFTLIELLVVIAIIAILAAILFPVFAKAREKARQASCLSNVKQFNVAILSYAQDYDETLPMSTTLTGSGAMTLADMVQPYCKNQQIIFCPSDRTGAVEIANVFDFFGVPQIVGGIARMSYTCNYLCLVSLVDNPTLTVVSLGEVQYPAECPMVYDGIWNTSMLPGPAYPQNRHNQGVNLGYVDGHAKWVGNKPDYTFFFRDPRT; this is translated from the coding sequence ATGTTGAGGCGTTCAGGCTTCACGCTCATTGAGTTGCTGGTGGTGATCGCGATCATTGCGATCCTGGCGGCGATCCTCTTCCCGGTCTTCGCCAAAGCCCGGGAGAAGGCCCGCCAGGCGAGCTGCCTGTCCAATGTCAAGCAGTTCAACGTGGCGATTCTCAGCTACGCACAGGACTATGACGAGACGCTGCCGATGAGCACGACGCTCACCGGCAGTGGGGCCATGACGCTAGCGGACATGGTGCAGCCGTACTGCAAGAACCAGCAGATCATCTTCTGCCCCAGCGACAGGACCGGGGCCGTGGAGATTGCCAACGTCTTCGACTTCTTCGGCGTGCCGCAGATAGTGGGCGGGATCGCCCGCATGAGCTACACCTGCAACTACCTGTGTCTGGTGTCGCTCGTGGACAACCCGACGCTGACCGTGGTGTCGCTGGGCGAGGTGCAGTACCCGGCCGAGTGCCCGATGGTCTACGACGGCATCTGGAACACGAGCATGTTGCCCGGCCCGGCCTACCCGCAGAACCGCCACAATCAGGGCGTCAACCTCGGGTACGTGGACGGGCACGCCAAGTGGGTCGGCAACAAGCCCGACTACACGTTCTTCTTCCGCGACCCGAGGACCTGA
- the thrB gene encoding homoserine kinase has product MDSVIVRAPATTANLGPGFDSLGLALDLHNEIELALADETTVEIEGEGADSLPRDASHLVLHSAGVLAQETGVPVPGWRLRQRNAIPLARGLGSSSAAIVAGLVAANGLLELGLSREDLLETAAKIEGHPDNVAPALYGGLTVCCLSERLCCLPLPPPALKVVVAIPDFEVSTEAARKVMPKQIPHGDAVHNVAHVAMTLAAFLDGRYEFLACGMQDRLHEPYRAHLVPGFERVREAALCSGAYAVCLSGSGPTMAAFADHYESDIAAVMCQTFLEAGVQAKALILKPTDAGAHVVSG; this is encoded by the coding sequence ATGGATTCCGTCATCGTGAGGGCCCCGGCGACCACCGCCAACCTGGGCCCCGGCTTCGATAGCCTGGGCCTGGCGCTCGACCTGCATAACGAGATCGAGCTGGCGCTGGCCGACGAGACCACCGTGGAGATCGAGGGCGAGGGCGCTGACAGCCTGCCCCGCGATGCCTCGCACCTGGTCCTGCACAGCGCCGGGGTCCTGGCGCAGGAGACTGGCGTACCCGTCCCGGGCTGGCGACTGCGACAGCGCAATGCCATTCCCCTGGCCCGCGGGCTGGGCAGCAGTTCTGCGGCCATCGTGGCCGGCCTCGTGGCCGCCAACGGGCTCCTGGAGCTGGGGTTGTCGCGCGAGGACTTGCTGGAGACGGCGGCGAAGATCGAGGGGCACCCGGACAACGTCGCCCCGGCGCTGTATGGCGGGTTGACGGTCTGCTGCCTGAGCGAGCGCCTGTGCTGCCTGCCCCTGCCCCCTCCGGCGCTGAAGGTCGTCGTGGCCATCCCGGACTTCGAGGTCAGCACCGAGGCCGCGCGTAAGGTCATGCCCAAGCAGATCCCGCACGGCGATGCCGTGCACAATGTGGCGCACGTGGCGATGACGTTGGCCGCCTTCCTCGACGGCCGCTATGAGTTCCTGGCCTGCGGGATGCAGGACCGTCTGCACGAGCCGTACCGCGCGCACCTGGTGCCGGGCTTCGAGCGCGTGCGCGAGGCGGCGCTGTGCTCCGGTGCCTACGCGGTGTGCCTCAGCGGCTCCGGCCCGACCATGGCAGCCTTCGCCGATCACTATGAGAGCGACATTGCCGCCGTGATGTGCCAGACGTTCCTGGAAGCCGGCGTACAGGCGAAGGCACTGATCCTCAAGCCCACCGACGCCGGCGCGCACGTCGTCAGTGGTTAG
- a CDS encoding M20/M25/M40 family metallo-hydrolase, whose amino-acid sequence MSEISCQAIAEKIESYRDEALRWLMETIPFRSVQGFEQEQQAYWKDLLGSLGLPAEYREIPDSIMDDPDYCHNEEERSYEGRYNLLSVQKGSGNGRSLIIQSHSDVVPADDWDGFTPKWDGEYVWGRGATDCKGCQISGLLALRALKELGYQPAGDIELQLVIEEEPGGNGALALIRQGCKADACVVIEASDLNVFPANRGAVWFTAKTTGISTHMGRRHEGVNAIEKMMEAIRWMLVYENELIAESRGNPLFDRYENPVQICIGMIHSGQWPSKVPDECVLEGGVGFLPNKSIAQVRAELQAAVMRSDDEWLKTHFELSYPKLKKDAYEIDPKHPFVTTLHGAITECGRSSDVYGWNVSCDAALYAKMAGIPTVVFGPSDIREAHGRDEKVKFQDVLDAAKGLALAIPRWCG is encoded by the coding sequence ATGTCCGAGATCAGTTGTCAGGCCATTGCCGAGAAGATCGAGAGCTACCGCGACGAGGCGCTGCGGTGGCTCATGGAGACGATCCCGTTCCGCAGCGTCCAGGGCTTCGAGCAGGAGCAGCAGGCCTACTGGAAGGACCTGTTGGGCAGCCTGGGGCTTCCGGCCGAGTACCGCGAAATCCCCGACAGCATCATGGACGACCCCGACTACTGCCACAATGAGGAAGAGCGCAGCTACGAGGGTCGGTACAACCTGCTAAGCGTGCAGAAGGGCAGCGGCAACGGGCGCAGCCTCATTATCCAGAGTCACTCCGATGTCGTCCCCGCCGATGACTGGGACGGCTTCACCCCCAAGTGGGATGGAGAGTACGTCTGGGGCCGTGGGGCCACGGACTGCAAGGGCTGCCAGATCTCCGGCCTCCTGGCCCTGCGCGCACTCAAGGAGCTGGGCTACCAGCCCGCCGGCGACATCGAGCTGCAGCTCGTCATCGAGGAGGAGCCCGGCGGCAACGGCGCGCTGGCGCTGATCCGCCAGGGCTGCAAGGCCGACGCCTGTGTCGTCATCGAGGCCTCCGACCTCAACGTCTTTCCGGCCAACCGGGGAGCGGTGTGGTTCACCGCCAAGACTACCGGCATCTCGACCCACATGGGCCGCCGCCACGAGGGCGTCAACGCCATCGAGAAGATGATGGAAGCCATCCGGTGGATGCTCGTGTACGAGAACGAGCTGATCGCCGAGAGCCGCGGCAACCCGCTGTTCGACCGCTATGAGAACCCGGTGCAGATCTGCATCGGCATGATCCACAGCGGCCAGTGGCCCTCCAAGGTGCCCGATGAGTGCGTCCTGGAAGGTGGCGTGGGCTTCCTGCCGAACAAGAGCATTGCCCAGGTGCGCGCCGAACTCCAAGCCGCGGTCATGCGCAGCGACGATGAGTGGCTCAAGACGCACTTCGAGCTGTCGTACCCGAAGCTGAAGAAGGACGCGTACGAGATTGACCCGAAGCACCCGTTCGTGACGACGCTGCACGGCGCCATCACCGAATGTGGCCGGTCGAGTGACGTCTACGGCTGGAACGTCTCGTGCGATGCCGCCCTGTACGCCAAGATGGCGGGCATTCCGACGGTCGTCTTCGGCCCCTCGGACATTCGCGAGGCCCACGGCCGCGACGAGAAGGTCAAGTTCCAGGACGTGCTGGACGCAGCCAAGGGCCTGGCCCTGGCCATCCCGAGGTGGTGCGGCTAG
- a CDS encoding type II toxin-antitoxin system death-on-curing family toxin: protein MEIMPPEFVHKIHDAVIERTGGAHGCINPVYVETAVQRPLTAFGGVELFPTVFAKAAAIAHSIATTHPFADGNKRTALFCAAAVLAQAGMVLIADDEVLEQTMVGLATSQMSLAEFAAFLEQHAV from the coding sequence ATGGAGATCATGCCACCCGAGTTCGTCCACAAGATACACGATGCGGTGATTGAGCGGACCGGCGGAGCGCACGGGTGCATCAATCCTGTGTACGTTGAAACGGCAGTACAGCGCCCCCTGACGGCATTTGGGGGCGTTGAGCTTTTCCCTACTGTGTTCGCGAAGGCCGCAGCGATCGCTCACTCGATCGCTACAACCCATCCATTCGCAGACGGGAACAAGCGGACAGCGCTATTCTGTGCAGCAGCGGTGCTGGCGCAGGCGGGAATGGTACTGATAGCAGACGATGAAGTACTCGAGCAGACAATGGTGGGGTTGGCCACGAGCCAGATGAGTCTGGCGGAGTTCGCTGCCTTTCTTGAGCAGCATGCGGTGTAG
- a CDS encoding extracellular solute-binding protein, with the protein MRSSSLAPLCCLAAICLTPLLARAADPSAPTGQQTITLKIANLPTRDRAVTPDAKATLAIADAFLAKHPNVRLVPFEGLVIEGMSSMDSGPLMAMAGGIAPEVLYVNFRLSETYISQGFLYPLDKYVDQWLKEEPEVKASEMIPQQVWDVMQRKGPNTNQPELGRDGKEHIWAAPYGVVVMALMYRKDLYKKAGLDPNHAPQDWDELYDFALRTTWPEQGIWGLGMYTKQDAAWNFMSLLWSAGSDAVVQDQNGDWRAAYDDEGAVKATKFYWQIRRGLWTTCDLCERRGNRTPVVFWGKDSAKCPVCGKTITTEEAKANKKLYEGVVDGDPAASRGWARGKISMMFQYLRDSFISDVNPNQVGISPVPKGPDGHRGSEINATMMGINATIKDPKIRDLAWEYIRFFASMEARKIRTRTFVEAGFAKYIQPKWLTMFGYSEYLRDVPKGWAETLDVAIHDSRPEPFGKNCQLIYREMQYPLDEAIAEDNPDIPTILKKNVEATNIKLMGRIPPAIKHKRDIITTIAVILMAAAFILLMRASLGHYSRQISETKSGAHTQTVGGHKRKKFIYAWIVMAPALASIALWQYYPLVVGSAMAFQDYKILLGSHLVGISNFSQAFFDVDFWLTMLRTVQYAGLALILGFGAPIVLALLLHEVPKGKMFYRVIFYLPAVTVGVVIYMLWKQFYDPSPQGMLNQVLGFMHIAPQKFLQDASHPLNWVGLPAIAMISVILPQIWAGVGPGCIIYLAALQSIPEDIYEAADLDGCGFWGKFWRITIPYLKALIIINFVGAFIGAFRAFEPIFIMTAGGPAKQTTVLGLEIWFNAYVYLKYGFAVSMAWVLGSLLIGFTVMQLRILSRLQFRTAQAK; encoded by the coding sequence GTGCGATCATCTAGTCTGGCTCCTCTCTGCTGTCTTGCCGCCATCTGCCTGACACCACTGCTCGCCCGGGCGGCCGATCCGTCGGCCCCCACCGGTCAGCAGACGATCACGCTCAAGATCGCGAACCTGCCGACTCGCGACCGGGCCGTGACCCCGGATGCCAAGGCCACGCTGGCCATCGCTGATGCCTTCCTGGCCAAGCACCCCAATGTCCGCCTCGTGCCCTTCGAGGGCCTTGTCATCGAGGGCATGTCCTCCATGGACTCCGGCCCGCTGATGGCCATGGCCGGCGGCATCGCCCCCGAAGTGCTGTATGTGAACTTCCGCCTGTCGGAGACCTACATCTCCCAGGGCTTCCTCTATCCGCTCGACAAGTATGTGGACCAGTGGCTCAAGGAGGAGCCGGAGGTTAAGGCCTCGGAGATGATCCCCCAGCAAGTCTGGGATGTCATGCAGCGCAAGGGCCCCAACACCAACCAGCCGGAGCTGGGGCGCGACGGCAAGGAGCACATCTGGGCCGCGCCCTATGGCGTGGTCGTCATGGCCCTGATGTACCGCAAGGACCTCTACAAGAAGGCCGGTCTGGACCCCAACCACGCCCCACAGGACTGGGATGAGCTGTACGACTTCGCCCTGCGCACCACCTGGCCCGAGCAGGGCATCTGGGGCCTGGGCATGTACACCAAGCAGGATGCGGCCTGGAACTTCATGAGCCTGCTGTGGTCTGCCGGGTCGGATGCGGTCGTGCAGGACCAGAATGGAGACTGGCGGGCCGCCTACGACGACGAGGGCGCCGTCAAGGCCACCAAGTTCTACTGGCAGATCCGGCGCGGGCTGTGGACGACCTGCGACCTGTGCGAGCGGCGGGGGAACCGCACGCCGGTGGTCTTCTGGGGCAAGGACAGCGCCAAGTGCCCGGTATGCGGCAAGACCATCACCACCGAGGAAGCCAAGGCCAACAAGAAGCTCTATGAGGGCGTCGTGGACGGCGACCCGGCCGCCAGCCGCGGCTGGGCACGCGGCAAGATCTCCATGATGTTCCAGTACCTGCGCGACTCCTTCATCTCCGACGTGAACCCCAACCAGGTCGGCATCTCCCCCGTTCCCAAGGGCCCCGACGGCCACCGCGGCAGCGAGATCAATGCCACGATGATGGGCATCAACGCTACCATCAAGGACCCGAAGATCCGCGACCTGGCCTGGGAGTATATCCGCTTCTTCGCCTCCATGGAGGCGCGCAAGATCCGCACCAGGACTTTCGTCGAGGCGGGCTTCGCCAAGTATATCCAGCCCAAGTGGCTGACCATGTTCGGCTACAGCGAGTACCTGCGCGATGTGCCCAAGGGCTGGGCCGAGACCCTCGATGTGGCCATCCATGACAGCCGCCCCGAGCCGTTCGGCAAGAACTGCCAGCTCATCTACCGCGAGATGCAGTACCCCCTCGATGAGGCCATCGCCGAGGACAACCCGGACATCCCGACGATCCTCAAGAAGAACGTCGAGGCCACGAACATCAAGCTGATGGGGCGCATCCCGCCGGCGATCAAGCACAAGCGGGACATCATCACGACCATCGCTGTCATCCTCATGGCGGCTGCCTTCATCCTGCTGATGCGGGCCAGCCTGGGGCACTACTCGCGGCAGATCTCCGAGACCAAGTCCGGCGCGCACACCCAGACCGTGGGCGGCCACAAGCGCAAGAAGTTCATCTACGCCTGGATCGTCATGGCCCCCGCCCTGGCCTCGATCGCGTTGTGGCAATACTACCCGCTGGTGGTCGGTTCGGCGATGGCCTTCCAGGACTACAAGATCCTGCTCGGGTCGCACCTGGTGGGGATCAGCAACTTCAGCCAGGCGTTCTTTGACGTGGACTTCTGGCTGACGATGCTGCGGACCGTGCAGTATGCAGGCCTGGCGCTCATCCTGGGCTTCGGCGCCCCGATTGTGCTGGCGCTGCTGCTGCACGAAGTGCCCAAGGGCAAGATGTTCTACCGCGTCATCTTCTACCTGCCGGCCGTCACCGTCGGCGTCGTCATCTACATGCTGTGGAAGCAGTTCTACGACCCGAGCCCGCAGGGGATGCTCAACCAGGTGCTGGGCTTCATGCACATCGCGCCGCAGAAGTTCCTGCAGGACGCCTCCCACCCGCTCAACTGGGTGGGGCTGCCCGCCATCGCCATGATCTCGGTCATCCTGCCGCAGATCTGGGCGGGCGTCGGTCCCGGCTGCATCATCTACCTGGCCGCCCTGCAGTCCATCCCCGAGGACATCTACGAGGCGGCGGACCTGGACGGCTGCGGCTTCTGGGGCAAGTTCTGGCGCATCACGATCCCCTATCTGAAGGCCCTCATCATCATCAACTTCGTGGGCGCCTTCATCGGGGCGTTCCGGGCCTTTGAGCCCATCTTCATCATGACCGCCGGCGGCCCGGCCAAGCAGACCACTGTGCTGGGCCTGGAAATCTGGTTCAACGCCTACGTGTACCTCAAGTACGGCTTCGCGGTCTCGATGGCGTGGGTGCTGGGGTCGCTCCTGATCGGCTTCACGGTCATGCAGTTGCGCATCCTGTCGCGGTTGCAGTTCCGCACCGCCCAGGCGAAGTAG
- a CDS encoding Gfo/Idh/MocA family oxidoreductase, with the protein MAKCRIGIIGIGTFGINHLRCFRQLEYIGAAELVAAADLNEQLLEERRQEFTFKPYKDYKEMIEKENLDGVTIVTPDPFHHDIVMHCAEQGVHMLCEKPLDVTVEGCVKMTEAAEKAGVLLQVDFHKRYDEYHIAMKQKIDAGDLGKIQYGYSHMEDRIEVPKDWFPGWAGKSSPGWFLGIHFFDLARFLMGANGVAVWATGCKGRLSGLGVDTYDSISSKVLFDNGATVAFDNSWILPYEFEAVVNQGIRLVGELGMLECDSQDRGTITCCTNDKPGMQTHNKSFLRQRFDKQGREIWDGYGMESIADFAYNLNVLLDGGKISGLGAYPSGQDGIEATKIAAGVHKSLETGGIVEL; encoded by the coding sequence ATGGCAAAGTGTCGCATTGGCATCATTGGCATCGGAACGTTCGGCATCAACCACCTCCGCTGCTTCCGGCAGCTCGAGTACATCGGCGCGGCCGAGCTGGTCGCCGCCGCCGACCTCAACGAGCAACTGCTGGAGGAGCGCCGCCAAGAGTTCACCTTCAAGCCGTACAAAGACTACAAGGAGATGATCGAGAAGGAGAACCTGGACGGCGTCACCATCGTCACCCCGGACCCCTTCCATCATGACATCGTCATGCACTGCGCCGAGCAGGGCGTGCACATGCTGTGTGAGAAGCCGCTGGATGTGACGGTCGAGGGCTGCGTCAAGATGACCGAGGCCGCCGAGAAGGCCGGCGTGCTGCTGCAGGTGGACTTCCACAAGCGCTACGACGAGTACCACATCGCCATGAAGCAGAAGATTGACGCCGGCGATCTGGGCAAGATCCAGTACGGCTACAGCCACATGGAGGACCGCATCGAGGTCCCCAAGGACTGGTTCCCCGGCTGGGCGGGCAAGTCGTCACCGGGCTGGTTCCTGGGCATCCACTTCTTCGACCTGGCGCGCTTCCTGATGGGCGCCAACGGCGTCGCCGTCTGGGCCACGGGCTGCAAGGGCCGCCTGTCGGGCCTCGGCGTGGACACCTACGACTCGATCTCCTCCAAGGTCCTGTTCGACAATGGCGCCACAGTGGCGTTCGACAACTCGTGGATCCTGCCGTATGAGTTCGAGGCCGTCGTGAACCAGGGCATCCGCCTGGTCGGCGAGCTCGGGATGCTCGAATGCGACAGCCAGGACCGCGGCACGATCACCTGCTGCACCAATGACAAGCCGGGCATGCAGACCCACAACAAGAGCTTCCTGCGGCAGCGCTTCGACAAGCAGGGGCGGGAGATCTGGGACGGTTACGGCATGGAGTCCATCGCGGACTTCGCCTACAACCTCAACGTGCTGCTGGACGGCGGGAAGATCAGCGGCCTGGGCGCCTACCCGAGCGGCCAGGACGGCATCGAGGCCACGAAGATCGCCGCCGGCGTCCACAAGAGCCTGGAGACGGGCGGGATTGTGGAGCTGTAG